One genomic region from Cellulomonas hominis encodes:
- a CDS encoding DoxX family protein — translation MATITPTRTRTAATTEQRTQDDVVTSVRARRALAGLRLATGFVFLWAFLDKTFGLGYSTPSENAWINGGAPSQGFLNSPAVIGPFQGFFQGIASPATDVLFMLGMLGVGLAVVLGIGTRVASVAGTVIMLMMWVAEWPMQAGSSNPVVDYHIVYALALVVFALTAAGDTWGLGRWWKSLPVVDKNRWLV, via the coding sequence ATGGCCACGATCACCCCCACCCGGACCCGCACCGCGGCGACCACCGAGCAGCGCACCCAGGACGACGTCGTCACGTCGGTCCGCGCGCGCCGGGCGCTCGCCGGCCTGCGCCTCGCGACCGGCTTCGTCTTCCTCTGGGCCTTCCTCGACAAGACCTTCGGGCTCGGCTACTCGACCCCGTCGGAGAACGCCTGGATCAACGGCGGTGCCCCGAGCCAGGGCTTCCTCAACAGCCCCGCCGTCATCGGCCCGTTCCAGGGCTTCTTCCAGGGCATCGCGAGCCCGGCCACCGACGTGCTGTTCATGCTCGGCATGCTGGGCGTCGGCCTGGCGGTCGTGCTCGGCATCGGCACCCGGGTCGCCTCGGTCGCCGGCACCGTCATCATGCTGATGATGTGGGTCGCCGAGTGGCCGATGCAGGCCGGCTCGAGCAACCCGGTCGTCGACTACCACATCGTGTACGCGCTGGCGCTGGTCGTCTTCGCGCTGACCGCGGCGGGCGACACCTGGGGCCTCGGCCGCTGGTGGAAGAGCCTGCCGGTCGTCGACAAGAACCGCTGGCTGGTCTGA